CCCGCTGCTCCCCGGCGTCGGCCCGTCCGCCGCTCTCGTGACCAGCCGTCACACCCTGGCCGGCACCGAGGCCGTCCGGATCCCGCTGGCCCCGCTCGGGCCGGAGGCGCACACCCTGCTGGCCGGGATCTGCGGCAGCGAGCGCATCGCGGCCGACCCCGTCTCGGCCGACCGCATCGTCGCCGCCTGCGGCGGGCTGCCCCTCGCCCTGCGGATCGCCGGGGCCCGGATCGCCACCCGACCGGCCTGGCCGCTGAGCGCCCTCGCCTCCCGGCTGGCCGAACCCCGCCACCGTCTGGGCGCCCTGGCCCTCGACGACCTGGCCGTCCGCGACGCCTTCGCGATGAGCTACCACGCCCTGGCGACCGGTTCCCGCCCGGTCGAACAGGAGGCGGCCCGGCTGTTCCGGCTGCTGGGGCTCTGGTCGGCCACCCCGCTCTCCCTGGAAGCCGTCTCGGCCCTCGCCGACCGGGACCCGGTGGAGACCGCAGACCTGCTCGATGTCCTCTACGACGCCCACCTGATCGAGGCTCCCACCGCGCACTCCTACCGCTTCCACGACCTGCTGGCCGGGTACGCGGCCGAGCTCGTCCGCGCCGAGGAGGCCCCCGGCGAGCGGGACGCGGCCACCCTGCGACTGCTGACCTGGTACACCGCCGCCGTCGAGCACGCCGAATCGCTCTGCTGGCCCGTCCGCACCCCGCCGGAGGAGACCTGCGTCCCGCTGCCCGAGCTGGGCAGCGCCGAGGACGCCCTCGGCTGGCTGCGCCGGGAGATGCCGGCGATCCGGGAGGGTGTGGCCCGGGCCGGCGGGTCCGGCCGCCCCGAGTTGGCCTGGCGGATCGCGACCCACCTGAACGGCTACGGCAACAGCTACTGGTGGGAGGGAGCCTGGCAGGCCGTCGTCTCGACGGCCCTGGACACCGCACGGGCGGTCGGGGACCGCGAGGCGCAGGCCGGACTGTACGGCTGCCTCGCGGCGGCGCTCGGGTGCGCCGGCCGGGACGACGAGTCGCTGGAGCACCTGCTGACCGCCGAACGGATCCTGACCGGGCTCGGCAAGTCCCGCGGCGTGGCCTGCATGGTGGCGAACCAGGCCCTGGTGCACAAGGAGGCCGGCCGCCTCACCGACGGCTTCGCCGCCGTACGCCGGGCCCTGCGGCTCTTCGAGGCGGCCGGCGAGACCGAGCCGGCGCTCGCCCTCCACACGCTGGCCGGCCTGCACCTGGCGGCGGGTGACGCCCGGGCCGCCGAACGGACCTACCGCCAGGTGCTCGGCGTGTTCCGCCGCCGGGGCCTGACCGGCCCGACCGGGGCCACCCTGGTCGACCTCGGCGACACCCTGCGCGTGCTCGACCGCCGGGACGAAGCACTCGCCGCCCTCGGCGAGGCGCTCGCCACCGCCCGGACGCTCGACGACCGGCACGGCATCGCCGCGGCCCTGGAAGCCACCGCCCGCACCCACGCGCACTTCGGCGAGGCCGAACAGGCCCGCCACTGCCGGCTGCTGGCCTTCGAGACCGCCCGAGCCCAGGAGTCCGACCACACCGTCACCACCGGCACGGCGGGTCCGACCCGCCCTTGACCGGTCCTGCGCCGCCCGCTGACCCCGAGCCCCGCCCCGGCAGTGGTCGACGCGGGCCCCGGGGCCGCCACCGTGTCCGACGTGGCCGGACCGGTCCTGTTCCTGGAGACGACGGTCCCGGAGGGGCGGCGGACGGCCGGGACGGTTGAACTCCCCTCCCGAAGCGTGGGCCGCGTCACGGGCCGGGCCGGGGCCGTCCTCGGGCGTATCCGGCCCGCAGTGGGCCGCCGACCCGGTCCAGGACCTCCTCGACCGCGGCGGTGAAGCGGCCCGGGCCTTCCGGGTCGGTGCAGCCGCGCAGGCCGTCCAGCGTGTCGGTGAGCGCGTACCGCCGGTCCTCCGGTGCGACGGCCGGGGGCGGGGGCGGGCCGGCGGCCAGTCGCGACCGCACCTCTCGCTGGAGCGCCGCTCCGATCCCGTCCGCGTCGGCCGACAGGGCCCCTCGGCGCACATGGCCGGCAGCGGGAGCACCGGGCGGCCGTCTCGCGGTGATCCACCGCACCAGTGTGGCAGTGGCCCCGGCGGCCGTTCACAGCGCGGCGAGGAGTTCCTCGGTGGCGGTGTGCAGGCGCAGCGCGGCGGCGGGGTCGAAGGCCGGGGTGTCGGTGGGGACGCGGCGGCCCTCGAGGACGGCGGTGAGGGGGGACGGGGGTGCGTCGAGGTAGGGGAGGATCTGGGCGACGGCCTGGGCGGGGGTCTTGGCGTGGGCGCGCAGGTGGGCGACCTGGGCGGCGGTGGCGGGGTCGTACTCGCCGGCGAAGCTGGTGGCGACGGTGCCGGGGTGGTTGACCAGTTGGGGGACGTCGGGGTGGGTGGCGGCCAGGTGGGCGGCGAGCAGGTCGCAGAGCGATCCGCTGTGGCCGAGGGCTCCGGTGCCGGGGTAGTCGTGGCGCAGTTGGAGGTCGTCCCAGCGGACGGGGCCGGTCAGTCCGGCGCCGCCGAAGTTGAGCACCACGGGCCGTTCGGCGCGCCGGAGTCGGGGCAGCAGGCCGTGCGAGAGCAGGTGGCGGCTGAGGTAGAAGAGGGCGAAGTTGGCCTCCAGGCCGTCGGCGGTCTCGGCCCGGGTGGAGCGGTGGTAGCGGGCGCCGAGCACCAGGACGTCGACGGCCGGGTGATGGGCGGCGACGTGGTCGATCAGGCGGTGGTTCTCGGCGACCAGGCTGAGGTCGGCCGCCAGGAAGTGCGCCCGGTCGCCCGCGCCGTGCCGGTGCGCCTCGGCCCGGAACGCCGCGCCCTTGGCCGGGTTGGTGCCGACCACCAGGACGTGGTGCCCGCGCTCCAGGTAGACGGTGGCGAGGGCGCGGCCGATGCCGTCCGTCCCGCCGGTGATCACTGCGGTGGCCATGGTTCCCCTTCACGCCCGAAAATGCTTTGAGGTATCAAAGCATTCGACCGGAGGGGACGACAACTGCGCTGCTCGGTGCCGCAGTTGCCGGAGCGTCAGGTGGGCGCGGCCGGGCCCGGTAGGCTGGCCCGGTGATCTCACCCCCCACCCCACCGTCCGCCGCCGTCGTCGCGCCGGAGCTGGCGCGGCTGGAGACGGCGCTGTCCGCGCTGGTCCGGTGGAGCGAGAGCAGGCACGTCCGCGCCGAGGTGGCCCGGCTGGCCGGGTGCGACATGCCGCCCAGCGCGCTGCGGCTGCTGGAGCACTTCGCGGCGGCGGGCCC
This is a stretch of genomic DNA from Kitasatospora fiedleri. It encodes these proteins:
- a CDS encoding ATP-binding protein is translated as MAGEPFTGLPSLLDSPTAVRLVETRLRLLEWCADLRLRGGPQPGLVAELAALTAEHPLREVFHRQLMLALHRAGRTPEALDVYHALRRRLAEELGIDPGPEVRDALQVLLAPGRESASPSPATATPPATATPPTTATPPATATATGRTPKPFQLPRDTADFIGREQPLRLLRDALLRVGDATASGGAASGGTASGATASGGVVVISGMGGVGKTALAVHAGHLLRAHYPDGQLHADLRGYCGDAPRDPHGLLGRFLTDLGVPGSAVPDHTDDRASLYRATLADRRVLILLDNARESAQIDPLLPGVGPSAALVTSRHTLAGTEAVRIPLAPLGPEAHTLLAGICGSERIAADPVSADRIVAACGGLPLALRIAGARIATRPAWPLSALASRLAEPRHRLGALALDDLAVRDAFAMSYHALATGSRPVEQEAARLFRLLGLWSATPLSLEAVSALADRDPVETADLLDVLYDAHLIEAPTAHSYRFHDLLAGYAAELVRAEEAPGERDAATLRLLTWYTAAVEHAESLCWPVRTPPEETCVPLPELGSAEDALGWLRREMPAIREGVARAGGSGRPELAWRIATHLNGYGNSYWWEGAWQAVVSTALDTARAVGDREAQAGLYGCLAAALGCAGRDDESLEHLLTAERILTGLGKSRGVACMVANQALVHKEAGRLTDGFAAVRRALRLFEAAGETEPALALHTLAGLHLAAGDARAAERTYRQVLGVFRRRGLTGPTGATLVDLGDTLRVLDRRDEALAALGEALATARTLDDRHGIAAALEATARTHAHFGEAEQARHCRLLAFETARAQESDHTVTTGTAGPTRP
- a CDS encoding SDR family NAD(P)-dependent oxidoreductase yields the protein MATAVITGGTDGIGRALATVYLERGHHVLVVGTNPAKGAAFRAEAHRHGAGDRAHFLAADLSLVAENHRLIDHVAAHHPAVDVLVLGARYHRSTRAETADGLEANFALFYLSRHLLSHGLLPRLRRAERPVVLNFGGAGLTGPVRWDDLQLRHDYPGTGALGHSGSLCDLLAAHLAATHPDVPQLVNHPGTVATSFAGEYDPATAAQVAHLRAHAKTPAQAVAQILPYLDAPPSPLTAVLEGRRVPTDTPAFDPAAALRLHTATEELLAAL